The Arachis ipaensis cultivar K30076 chromosome B07, Araip1.1, whole genome shotgun sequence genome includes a window with the following:
- the LOC107609115 gene encoding 3-hydroxy-3-methylglutaryl-coenzyme A reductase 1 (The sequence of the model RefSeq protein was modified relative to this genomic sequence to represent the inferred CDS: added 161 bases not found in genome assembly), translating to MDLRRRPPPNATAAAKRPTTTTTTTTPPKASDALPLPLYLTNAIFFTLFFSVAYYLLHRWRDKIRTSTPLHLLTFSEISAIVSLIASFIYLLGFFGIDFVQSFIARNSNDAWEEEEEENEQQKLEQHRRTTQILPTPPPQPQPQQPETLIPSISSADDEEIVCSVVDGRTPSYSLESRIGDCFRAAAIRRDALQRVTGRSLKGLPLEGFDYDSILGQCCEMPVGYVQIPVGVAGPLLLDGVQYVVPMATTEGCLVASTNRGCKAISACGGASSVVLRDGMSRAPVVRFGTAKRAAELKFFLEDPLNFDTLSVVFNRSSRFARLQGVQCAMAGKNVYLRFTCSTGDAMGMNMVSKGVQNVLDFLQNDFPDMDVIGISGNYCSDKKPAAVNWIEGRGKSIVCEAIIKEEVVTKVLKTNVAALVELNMLKNLAGSAVAGALGGYNAHASNIVSAIFLATGQDPAQNVESSHCITMMEAVNEGRDLHISVTMPSIEVGTVGGGTQLASQSACLNLLGVKGASKESPGSNSRLLAKIVAGAVLAGELSLMSAIAAGQLVRSHMKYNRSSRDVSNCTS from the exons CTACCTCCTCCACCGTTGGCGCGACAAGATCCGCACCTCCACCCCTCTCCACCTCCTTACCTTCTCCGAGATCTCCGCCATCGTCTCCCTCATCGCCTCCTTCATCTACCTCCTCGGCTTCTTCGGCATCGATTTCGTCCAATCCTTCATCGCCCGCAACTCCAACGACGcatgggaagaagaagaagaagaaaacgaacaACAAAAACTTGAGCAACACCGCCGCACCACTCAGATCCTCCCTACTCCTCCGCCGCAGCCGCAGCCGCAGCAGCCTGAAACCCTAATTCCGTCGATTTCCTCCGCCGACGATGAGGAGATTGTCTGCTCGGTCGTCGACGGCAGGACACCGTCGTACTCGCTTGAGTCGCGTATCGGTGACTGTTTTCGCGCCGCAGCGATTCGCCGCGACGCGCTGCAACGCGTTACCGGGAGATCCTTGAAGGGTCTGCCATTGGAAGGGTTCGATTACGATTCGATTTTGGGGCAGTGTTGTGAGATGCCGGTGGGGTACGTTCAGATTCCGGTAGGTGTGGCGGGGCCGTTGCTTCTGGACGGTGTGCAGTATGTTGTGCCGATGGCGACGACGGAGGGGTGCCTCGTTGCGAGCACAAATCGGGGATGCAAGGCAATCAGCGCCTGCGGTGGGGCCAGCAGTGTTGTGTTGAGGGATGGGATGTCGAGGGCTCCGGTGGTGAGGTTCGGCACTGCGAAGAGGGCGGCGGAATTGAAGTTCTTCTTGGAGGACCCACTCAATTTTGATACACTTTCCGTTGTTTTCAACAG GTCCAGTAGATTTGCAAGGCTTCAGGGTGTTCAGTGTGCTATGGCAGGGAAGAACGTTTATTTGAGATTCACTTGCAGCACTGGTGATGCCATGGGGATGAACATGGTTTCCAAAGGAGTGCAGAACGTTCTTGATTTTCTTCAAAACGATTTCCCTGACATGGATGTCATTGGCATCTCTG GAAATTACTGTTCGGACAAGAAACCCGCTGCTGTAAATTGGATTGAGGGTCGTGGCAAATCAATTGTTTGTGAAgcaattatcaaagaagaagtgGTGACAAAGGTACTGAAGACCAATGTTGCAGCCTTGGTTGAGCTCAACATGCTGAAAAACCTTGCTGGTTCTGCTGTTGCCGGAGCTCTTGGAGGATATAATGCCCATGCTAGTAACATTGTCTCTGCCATTTTCCTAGCCACTGGTCAAGATCCAGCTCAGAATGTTGAGAGTTCCCATTGCATCACCATGATGGAAGCCGTCAACGAAGGGAGGGACCTTCACATCTCAGTGACTATGCCTTCCATTGAG GTGGGAACAGTTGGGGGTGGGACTCAACTTGCATCTCAGTCTGCATGCTTGAACTTGCTCGGTGTAAAGGGGGCGAGCAAGGAATCACCGGGATCTAACTCAAGACTCTTGGCCAAAATTGTTGCTGGCGCTGTTCTAGCAGGAGAGCTGTCTCTGATGTCTGCTATTGCGGCTGGACAACTAGTCAGGAGCCATATGAAATACAACAGATCAAGCAGAGATGTATCTAATTGCACCTCTTGA
- the LOC107606577 gene encoding uncharacterized protein LOC107606577: protein MFHCRRQFSEVRTPKLLAKLVDVVSSPGGSNRNTHTVGTVAGSNSRPVGASSSVPVNEPPVEPVASPSFAVYLNCSGGGEVGIGETVPNSLQCAAPAGLGDALLDDANDDDVEPDIIADDSGDDIRGSEPAGAGGGSSFGTQQYPPHFSSLDLDAMRQEGALGEPAGFGARDAEGSAGLTEFQVGQRFQDKDEAVLSVKTYSIRRGVQYKVVESNYRRYNGPHTCLATSISSDHRSLDYHVISAFIMPMVRADASVSIKALLNATAAHFGSRPTYRRVWLAKQKVVAHIYGDWDESYNELPRWVLGVQLTMPGTAAVLRTSPVAVLATLRLECDIKTY, encoded by the exons atgtttcattgtcgTCGGCAGTTTTCCGAAGTTAGGACACCTAAACTGTTGGcgaagttggttgatgtggtttCTAGCCcggggggttcgaaccggaatacccaCACTGTAGGCACGGTAGCCGGTTCTAACTCCAGACCTGTTGGTGCATCTTCGTCCGTCCCTGTGAATGAACCTCCGGTCGAGCCTGTCGCCTCCCCTTCATTTGCTGTTTATCTCAACTGTAGTGGAGGCGGTGAGGTTGGAATAGGGGAGACTGTGCCGAACTCTTTACAGTGTGCTGCACCGGCTGGTCTAGGCGATGCATTGCTGGATGATGCAAACGATGATGATGTGGAGCCGGATATCATTGCTGATGACAGTGGCGATGATATTCGAGGGAGTGAGCCAGCTGGGGCAGGAGGTGGTTCTAGTTTTGGCACACAGCAATACCCTCCGCACTTCTCATCTTTGGACCTGGATGCCATGAGACAGGAGGGGGCTCTTGGGGAGCCTGCTGGATTTGGTGCTAGAGATGCCGAGGGGTCTGCAGGTCTGACagagtttcaggttggtcagCGGTTTCAAGATAAAGATGAGGCTGTGTTAAGTGTGAAGACGTATAGCATCCGACGTGGGGTACAATACAAGGTGGTGGAGTCTAACTATCGCCG GTACAACGGACCACATACGTGTCTCGCGACGTCCATCTCTAGTGACCACAGGAGTCTGGACTATCATGTGATATCGGCATTCATCATGCCAATGGTTAGAGCcgatgcatccgtcagcatcaaggcTCTCCTGAATGCAACGGCGGCACACTTTGGATCCAGGCCAACCTATAGGAGGGTTTGGTTGGCAAAACAGAAGGTCGTTGCCCACATCTATGGTGATTGGGATGAGTCGTACAATGAGCTACCGCGGTGGGTGTTAGGAGTTCAGTTAACGATGCCTGGTACTGCTGCAGTTCTTAGGACGAGTCCAGTTGCAGTTCTTGCAACACTGAGATTGGAATGCGATATAAAAACTTATTAA
- the LOC107609058 gene encoding T-complex protein 1 subunit eta has translation MAAMLQPQIILLKEGTDTSQGKAQLVSNINACTAVADVVRSTLGPRGMDKLIHDDKGSVTISNDGATIMKLLDIVHPAAKILVDIAKSQDSEVGDGTTTVVLLAAEFLKEAKPFIEDGVHSQNLIRSYRTACTLAIEKIKELAVSIEGKSLEEKKSLLAKCASTTLSSKLIGGEKEFFASMVVDAVIAIGNDDRLNMIGIKKVPGGNMRDSFLVNGVAFKKTFSYAGFEQQPKKFLNPKILLLNVELELKSEKENAEIRLSDPSQYQSIVDAEWNIIYDKLDKCVNSGAKVVLSRLAIGDLATQYFADRDIFCAGRVAEEDLKRVAAATGGTVQTSVNNIIDEVLGTCDVFEEKQVGNERFNIFSGCPSGQTATIVLRGGADQFIEEAERSLHDAIMIVRRALKNSTVVAGGGAIDMEISRYLRQHARTIAGKSQLFINSYAKALEVIPRQLCDNAGFDATDVLNKLRQKHALPSGEGAPYGVDISTGGIANSFTNFVWEPAIVKINAINAATEAACLILSVDETVKNPKSESAQGDAAASAMGGRGRGGAFRGRGRGRGMRR, from the exons ATGGCAGCTATGCTG CAACCGCAGATCATACTGCTGAAGGAAGGTACGGACACGTCTCAGGGGAAGGCTCAGCTAGTCAGCAACATCAACGCCTGCACCGCCGTCGCCGACGTCGTCAGGTCCACCCTCGGCCCACGCGGCATGGACAAGCTCATTCACGACGACAAGGGATCCGTCACCATCTCCAACGACGGCGCCACCATCATGAAGCTTCTTGACATCGTCCACCCTGCCGCCAAGATCCTCGTCGATATCGCCAAGTCACAGGACTCCGAG GTTGGTGATGGAACCACCACTGTGGTTTTGCTTGCTGCTGAGTTTTTGAAGGAGGCCAAGCCCTTCATCGAAGACGGTGTTCACTCTCAGAATTTGATTAGGAGCTATAGGACTGCATGCACATTG GCGATTGAGAAGATTAAAGAGCTGGCGGTTAGCATAGAGGGTAAAAGTTTGGAAGAGAAGAAAAGCTTGCTTGCAAAGTGTGCTTCTACCACGCTCTCTTCAAAACTTATTGGTGGAGAGAAAGAATTCTTTGCATCGATGGTTGTGGATGCTGTTATTGCAATTGGAAATGATGACAGATTGAACATGATTGGTATCAAGAAG GTTCCCGGTGGTAACATGCGGGACTCATTTCTAGTAAATGGTGTTGCCTTCAAAAAGACATTTTCATATGCCGGGTTTGAGCAACAGCCAAAGAAGTTTCTCAATCCAAAGATACTACTGCTAAACGTTGAATTGGAGCTAAAATCAGAGAAAGAAAATGCTGAAATCAG ATTATCTGATCCATCACAATATCAATCAATTGTTGACGCCGAATGGAATATTAtttatgacaaattggataaatGTGTCAACAGTGGTGCAAAAGTAGTTCTTTCACGATTGGCAATTGGTGATCTTGCTACACAG TATTTCGCAGATCGAGACATTTTCTGTGCTGGTCGTGTAGCAGAAGAAGATTTAAAAAGGGTCGCTGCTGCAACTGGTGGAACTGTACAAACATCTGTCAATAACATCATTGATGAG GTACTTGGAACTTGTGACGTTTTTGAGGAGAAGCAGGTTGGAAATGAAAGGTTCAACATATTCAGTGGATGTCCATCTGGACAAACAGCAACCATAGTTCTTCGTGGAGGAGCTGATCAG TTCATAGAGGAAGCAGAGCGAAGTTTGCATGATGCAATCATGATTGTTCGGAGGGCTTTGAAAAACTCAACTGTAGTTGCTGGCGGAGGTGCTATAGAT ATGGAGATAAGTCGATACCTTAGGCAACATGCACGGACAATAGCAGGAAAGTCTCAGCTTTTCATTAACTCATATGCAAAAGCTCTAGAG GTTATACCCAGACAATTATGTGACAATGCTGGGTTTGATGCGACTGATGTGCTGAACAAACTAAGACAGAAACATGCACTTCCATCTG GTGAGGGAGCACCATATGGAGTGGATATAAGCACTGGTGGAATTGCTAACTCATTTACTAACTTTGTCTGGGAGCCTGCAATTGTCAAG ATTAATGCTATAAATGCTGCTACAGAAGCCGCATGCTTAATACTAAGTGTGGATGAAACAGTTAAAAACCCCAAG TCTGAGAGTGCACAAGGAGATGCTGCCGCAAGTGCTATGGGTGGTAGAGGTCGTGGAGGTGCCTTCCGCGGCCGTGGCCGTGGACGAGGAATGCGAAGATGA
- the LOC107609317 gene encoding very-long-chain enoyl-CoA reductase gives MKVTLVSRSGREIVKGGIELNDSATVADLQREIHKRTKKYPERQRLTLPVSAGSRERPVVLNSKKSLKEYTDGNSGALTVVFKDLGPQVSYRTLFFFEYLGPLLLYPVFYYFPVYQFFGYKGERVIHPVQTYALYYWCFHYAKRIFETFFIHRFSHATSPLSNVFRNCAYYWTFGSYIAYYVNHPNYTPVSDLQMKIGFGFGIVMQISNFYCHIILRSLRKPEGDGGYQIPRGFLFNIVTCANYTTEIYQWLGFNIATQTVAGYIFLLVATLIMSNWAFAKHRRLRKLFDGKEGRPKYPRRWIILPPFL, from the exons ATGAAGGTCACTTTGGTTTCTCGGAGCGGAAGAGAGATTGTGAAAGGTGGCATTGAGCTCAATGATTCT GCTACTGTAGCAGATCTTCAACGTGAAATTCACAAACGAA CTAAGAAGTATCCTGAAAGGCAGCGCTTGACACTTCCGGTCTCAGCAGGATCAAGGGAAAGGCCCGTTGTCCTTAATTCCAAGAAGAGTCTAAAAGAATATACAGATGGAAATTCAGGAGCCTTAACTGTAGTATTCAAGGACTTAGGCCCTCAAGTTTCTTACCGCACACTCTTTTTCTTTGAGTACCTGGGACCTTTGCTTCTCTATCCAGTCTTCTATTATTTCCCTGTCTACCAATTTTTCGGGTACAAAGGTGAACGTGTCATCCACCCTGTGCAGACATATGCCTTGTACTATTGGTGTTTCCACTATGCCAAACGTATTTTCGAGACATTTTTCATCCATCGCTTCAGCCATGCTACTTCTCCTCTTTCCAATGTGTTCCGCAACTGCGCATATTACTGGACCTTTGGGTCTTACATTGCTTACTATGTGAACCATCCAAATTATACCCCAGTAAGCGACCTCCAAATGAAGATTGGGTTTGGGTTTGGCATAGTGATgcaaatttcaaatttctattGCCACATTATACTTAGGAGTCTTCGCAAACCTGAGGGGGACGGTGGATACCAAATCCCTCGCGGATTTCTCTTCAATATTGTTACCTGTGCAAATTATACCACAGAAATCTATCAGTGGTTGGGTTTCAACATTGCAACACAAACTGTTGCAGgttatatttttcttcttgttgctACTTTGATCATGTCCAACTGGGCTTTTGCAAAGCACAGGCGTTTGAGGAAG TTATTCGATGGAAAGGAAGGCCGACCCAAGTATCCTCGTCGATGGATAATATTGCCGCCATTCCTGTAG